A part of Brassica rapa cultivar Chiifu-401-42 chromosome A05, CAAS_Brap_v3.01, whole genome shotgun sequence genomic DNA contains:
- the LOC103866866 gene encoding probable pectinesterase/pectinesterase inhibitor 17: MAFRVYILTLMFLCIFVASTVSGYNSKDVKAWCSQTPNPKPCEYFLTHNSGQKPIKSESEFLKISMKLALERAILAKSHTSTLGPKCRDTREKAAWEDCLKLYDVTVSKINETMDPNVKCSKTDAQTWLSTALTNLDTCRAGFLELGVTDIVLPLMSNNVSSLICNTLAINKVPFNYTPPEKDGFPSWVKPGDRKLLQSSTPGDNAVVAKDGSGNFRTIKDAVNAASGSGRFVIYVKQGVYSENLEIRKKNVMLRGDGKGRTIITGSRSVGGGSTTFNSATVAAVGDGFMARGITFRNTAGASNEQAVALRSGSDLSVFYQCSFEGYQDTLYVHSNRQFYRDCDIYGTVDFIFGNAAAVLQNCNIFARRPRSKTNTITAQGRSDQNQNTGIIIHNSRVTAASDLRPILGSTKTYLGRPWRQYSRTVFMKTSLDSLIDPRGWLEWNGNFALSTLFYAEFQNTGSGASTSGRVKWPGFRVLQSASEASRFTVGSFIAGSSWIPSSVPFTSGL, from the exons ATGGCTTTTCGAGTTTATATTCTAACATTAATGTTCTTATGCATTTTCGTGGCATCGACCGTTTCCGGGTACAACTCAAAAGACGTGAAAGCATGGTGCAGCCAAactccaaaccctaaaccatgcgAATATTTCTTAACCCACAACTCAGGCCAAAAGCCCATAAAATCCGAGTCCGAGTTTCTCAAAATCTCAATGAAACTAGCTTTGGAGCGAGCCATCCTCGCCAAAAGCCACACGTCTACACTAGGACCAAAGTGCCGTGACACACGTGAAAAAGCTGCATGGGAAGATTGTCTCAAGCTCTACGACGTCACCGTCTCTAAAATCAACGAGACCATGGACCCAAACGTGAAGTGCTCGAAAACCGACGCGCAAACATGGCTCAGCACGGCTCTAACCAATCTCGACACATGCCGAGCAGGGTTCTTAGAGCTAGGTGTTACAGATATCGTCCTTCCTCTAATGTCAAACAACGTCTCAAGTCTCATATGCAATACCCTCGCCATTAACAAAGTTCCTTTCAACTACACCCCACCCGAGAAAGACGGGTTCCCTTCGTGGGTCAAACCCGGTGACCGGAAGCTGTTGCAAAGCTCGACACCAGGAGATAACGCGGTTGTGGCTAAAGACGGGTCTGGTAATTTCAGGACGATTAAAGACGCGGTCAACGCTGCTTCGGGGAGTGGTAGGTTCGTGATATATGTGAAACAAGGCGTTTACAGTGAGAATCTTGAGATTCGAAAAAAGAATGTTATGTTGAGAGGTGATGGTAAAGGGAGAACGATTATTACCGGAAGCAGAAGTGTTGGAGGAGGATCCACCACGTTTAATTCAGCTACTGTCG CGGCGGTCGGAGACGGCTTTATGGCACGTGGGATAACGTTTAGAAACACGGCGGGTGCAAGCAATGAGCAAGCGGTAGCTCTAAGATCCGGATCGGATCTATCCGTTTTCTATCAATGTAGCTTTGAGGGTTACCAAGACACACTCTACGTTCACTCCAACCGCCAATTCTACCGTGATTGCGACATTTACGGAACTGTCGATTTTATCTTCGGAAACGCAGCTGCCGTTCTTCAAAACTGCAACATTTTCGCACGTCGTCCACGTAGCAAGACCAACACAATCACCGCCCAAGGAAGATCCGACCAGAACCAAAACACGGGTATTATTATCCACAACTCCCGGGTCACAGCAGCTTCGGATCTCCGACCCATTTTGGGATCCACCAAGACTTATTTAGGTAGACCATGGAGACAGTATTCGAGGACTGTATTCATGAAGACTTCTCTCGATAGCCTAATTGATCCACGTGGATGGCTTGAGTGGAATGGCAACTTCGCTTTGAGCACTCTGTTTTATGCAGAGTTTCAGAATACGGGTTCGGGTGCTTCGACTTCAGGTCGGGTCAAGTGGCCAGGATTTCGGGTCCTTCAGTCTGCCTCAGAGGCTTCGAGGTTCACTGTTGGTAGTTTTATTGCTGGTAGCTCTTGGATCCCATCGAGCGTGCCGTTTACTTCTGGTCTCTAA